gccaaaccatccttacaatttcaaacaataaacatataaaAGTTCATCTTCACCTCAAATAAACTAAACAaaaataggcatctcatatatatctaaaaaaactaaacaatctaGGGTTTCAACAACAAGAATCATATATTGTGAACTAATAAATAACACTGCGGTACTACCAATATGAATACACATCCTAAATCGAGCAAACCAAACAAATCAAGGGTTCCATCAAATCATGGACAAATCTCTAGAATGGCAACAAATTTACGGAGCAAAAGAAAGAGAAGGGAAGAGTTTACCTAGTAGGATGGATTGGGgatcgaatccacggatcaaatcttcagatctgagagggatgtggggggattagatgggggcgccgccgccgccgctgctcttgtACAGAGAGCGGAGAGATGAAGAACTGCCTGGTCGGGCTGGGGCGGCCGCGCTTAAGTCACTGTGCAGCGCCCAAGGCCTAGGCGTTGCACGTcaaagtgtggcgcctagctcttaggcgctgcacaggtgcgtgtggggccgcaactggaccagggctgccatgCTGGCAGGATGTGCGACACCTAAGGGGaaggcgctgcacagtagggtgcggcgcccagATGTCGGGTgccacaccaaagggtcagcagagtgaaattttttcctgaacaggtcagtttgtgatttgatttctgcctcaGGTCAAATCTGTGATTTCTGCCCACAATCATGCATTTGACCCCAAAAGTGACTGCAGCCCTAGCACCGGCACCGACACACAATGACGCAACAGCAGATCTGGTAGGTGGACACGCTGATCGCTTGCTACAAGATTCCTCTAAGAACAGCACCGTTTCTTACAGAACAACGTAAATTCATGCGCCTTGAAGAATTTGTAGTGAAATACTTCCTCCACTTcaaattataagatgttttggatattttaatatagaccactccctccgttcctaaatataagtctttatagagatttcactatgactctataatggaatctctacaaagacttatatttaggaacggagggagtacatacctgAGTGAACAAACACAGTAAAACACGTTTATATACATCTAATTCTGAAAAAATTAGAACATCTTATTATAATTCGAAGCGGAGGGAGTATCGACGAAGTAAAAAAAGTCCTTCGGGTTAGGACTTAGAGCACAAAGCAACGAAATTTCTATAGTCTCTACACACTGTTGAGTCTTGAGTGACCGATGGTAGAAAAAAATGTTGGCAATCCATATTTTAAATATGCATTTGAAAACAAATCAAATTACTTTGTGTACCCATGTGAAGTTAAAAGCAAACAGACAGGTAATATTATTACCCAATCAATGGCCAGCAGGTACGTTACGTACGTACCTCGATTGCTCTAGCTTTTAGGTGAGAAGTCATCCTCAGCTAGCTTTCTTCCAGGCTTGAACAATGGAGACACATCAAGCCTGCACCAAACATATTGCTTTTTTCATTTATTTGATAACATCAACCGCAATTCTGCCAGAACAAAGACATGCATTGACCCCTGTTAGATCCTGTGATTTGTGTGCATGCAAAACTACTTGTTTTGTATACAAAGGTATATATTACATACAGGCCGTGAGATCAAACCACATCAATAGCAAACACTCATGCACGATGAACCAATGACGCGGCGCAAAATACGGAAAAGAGCTAGGTCAAAAGTTATAATTCTCTGGGCACTCAAAGTATATCAATAGAGACACGTCATATCATACACGACTATACACAAAGAGAGTGACCTTAACATGTGGCATTCCGGTGAAAAATCTTAGTCAacagattcataatttttcttatCCTAAACAGGGTGGGTGGTAAACACACATATTTACGCTTACTATCGTTGGCAAATCAATGTCCTTAACTTCTGTGTAAAGCTCAAGTAATCCTGGTCCATTTTGACAGTGTTGTCAAGCAACAAAATTAAGAGTGTTAAGCCAAGTCAGAGCTTGTGACCTAATTTGGGATCAAACCTTGTTTCTCTTGCAATAATTGTATACAATCATTTCACCATCTAAGCACCTAAGCTTTACCTGCATATATATACGACACctcttatagttgcaccttacaaccTGCATCAAATAAACTAGATTGAACCAACACAGGAGGCAATAATTCTTTGGGGTTCAAGGTGCACACATGGCTTTAAAGCCCTTCTCCAAATCTCTCCTTGCCTTCTACCGCTTACTTCGCCGAAGGTTAGGGAATCCGCTAGGCCAGTATCATCACCTGCAAAGCTCGAGCGGCATATCTACCTGTCCTAAGATCATCCAGACATGCTTGAGAGTGCCACAAGATGATGAACACCTCCGGAACAAAACTCTAGTCCTAGATGTTGAAGGAGGTCTCCTGAGGTCTACATCTACCTTCCCTTATTTCATGCTTATTGCAATAGAGGCAGGTAGTTTCCTAAGAGGTTTCATCCTACTATGCCTCTACCCTTTGCTATGTTGCCTGACACAAGAAGTAGAAACAAAGATCATGGTCATGGTGTGCTTCGTGGGGTTAAGGGAGGAGAAGGTGGTTAGGGTTGCACAGGCCACTTTGCCCAAGTATTTCCTAGAGGATGTGGGGAGGGAAGGACTTGAGGTGGTGAGAGGGGTAAAGAGGGTGGCAGGGGTTTGTAGGTTGATCCCTAGGGTTATGGCAGAAGCATTTCTTAAGGAGTATACAGGATTTGAAGTGGTTGTGGGAAGGGAGGTGAAGATGATAAGAGGGCGTTATGTTGGTTTATTGGGAAATGAGAGTGAAGCAAGGCTAGGGCAGGCAAAGTTCGACCAAAACGAGATGATAGGGTTTGGAAGCAGCTCAAGCTATTTTGACTATGATCATCACCAGCTTTTCTCTCGGTGCAAGGTTAGATTCTATGAATGGATATTATTTTTATCTTTTTGAAATACACTGCAATGCTGCATCATGTATTTTACCCCTCTCCTTTTTTGTTCTTCCGTGTCATACTTTTCTGCTGCAACTTTTGAGCCAATTAGTCCATTCAAGTATTAATTGATTATATTAGTTGAACACTATGGGTGTTCTTTGAAACGATCATAATTAAGGTGAACTAGTATCACTTCTAATCTAAAATGTGTTTCATTGTTGTTATTTGCCGTTAAGTTATGTATGTTGTACATCGTACTGAACATATGTGTGTTACTCTTTACAAGTTTTAGTTTTTCCGAAATCAGTCATAAATACATGAGATCTCTAAATACATATACCCAGCATATGCACACATAGTATACATGCAAGTCTGCAACTATATGTAACTGAAAGCCTGAAACTAGCAAGGCTAGCTTGCCTCATGGATGATATATAAAAATCAAGCACCTAAGAATAATATGAGCCAAAGGTTAGTCGTTCACATCGAACAGGCTCAAAATCACGTACCATGCAGCTAAGCATGACTATCACAGATGTTAGACATATGTATCCACGCAGTTCTTGTCTTATTTAACTCCATATAGCTGTGCAGTTCTTGTCTCATTTAACTCGATGTAGCTAGCCTCCTGGCATCTTTGGAACATCTTACTCACACAAGTTAGGTAGACATTTGAATCCCACTAGTGGTAGTTGAAAGCCCCATGAAAAGGTACAGAGGTATGATGTGTTGAGATGGAGAATTTGTGCTTGGAAATGTTAAATATAATTAAAAATATACTATAAGAATACTATGTATGTCTTGTTAACAATAGCTTTGCAATTAGCTAAGCTCATGTCAAGGTTGAAAAAAGAACTTACTATCTTTGGGATCTGATACTACACCGCTGCTTAATCCCTTAGTGGATCGGCTCTATTACATAAGCAGATTCCTAAATTTTGCCCCATATCATGGGATAAGTAAGCAGTTTTTTTTAGTTGTATCGAAAGTGGAGAGATAGCTGAGTGGAGTAAAGCGGCGGATTGCTAATCCGCTGTACAATTTTTTTTGTACCGAGGGTTCGAATCCCTCTCTTTCCGCTCCCTTGGACCATTTGGGATCAAAAAACTTTCTTCTTGGTTCGTCCTATCTATAAGAGGAGAGGATATGAAAAATGTAACCACTCTTTCGTTTTTTTAGCTCACTGGCCATCCGCTGGCAGATTCCGGCTTGCTCATCACAAGACAATGTATGCAAGGCTTAATGCACTTATCTCTCACAAGCTTGAGACCAGGAAGAGAAAGACAGGAATGAGGCCACGCAGATTTATTTGATAAATTACTTTACCTTAGTTTACCCTAACTTGATTAGGTCAAAATGATCACCTTGTGCAAGTTATTTAGAAATGGCTTCCTCACTAGTGAAAATTGAAAAACTAGTTACTTGATACTTGTTGTTTGGAAGAAGATAACTCTGTGTTCACTTTCGGTACAATTAATTCTAACGAGCTATACATGAGAtatgcaaaaaaacaaaacaaaaaagattGTGCAGGAAGAAAACTTCTATGAAAATTTAGGGGCAGTATTAGAATATTCCAGAATGAAAGGATTAGTCTTATGTATGGTCCCTTGGTAAAGAGACACATAGCTCGTAAAACAGTAAATCGTGACTACTCATAATCTACAAAAAGAAGTTAGAAATCACAAAAGATTACCTTCTGTTGTTTGCAAGTTTGCTTATAGAATTCTGGACTCTACAGGCTCAGGTAAAAATTATAGTAGTTCACAGAGTTCATTTTACAATTTACCTTCTACATTGAGAAAGTTTCTTCAGCTTTGTCGATTTGTACTTTGGTGTACTTCAGTTTGCAAACTGTTGTTTACAGGGTGAATAGGTAAAGCGTACAAGCCATTGGGTAGTGAAATCTAATATAGTTTTGCTTCTCATTTGCAGGAAGTACACTTGGTGACACGAGAAGATAAGAGAAAATGGTCACCCTTGACAAGGGACCAGTACCCAAGACCCTTGATCTTCCATGATGGCAGGCTAGCCTTTAGGCCTACCCCTCAGGCCACCCTAGCCATGTTCATGTGGCTCCCACTTTCCCTCCCTCTCACCGTGCTCCGAACACTAATCTTTGTGAAACTACCATATTCTATCTCCGTCGCAATCGGGGCTGTAATAGGAGTAACGACCCGGGTCATCAACTCACCAGTCCACAGTGGTCAAGTGGGCTGCGATGAACCACATGCCCAGCCCAGCCCACAGGGCCACCTTTACGTGTGCAACCACCGCACACTTCTCGACCCGGTGTACATCTCGGCAATGCTGAACAAGCAGGTGTCAACCGTCACATACAGTGTCAGCCGTGTAAGTGAGCTCCTATCACCAATCGGGACTGTCCGGCTGACCCGAAACAGAGATGAGGACCGGAGGAGGATGGAGCAGTCACTGAGGCAGGGGGACCTGGTGGTCTGCCCTGAGGGGACCACATGCCGGGAGCCCTACCTGCTCCGCTTCAGCCCTCTGTTTGTCGAGCTCGTTGATGAGGTCTACCCAGTGGCACTGGTGAACTGGTCCGGCATGTTCCACGGCACCTCCACCGGCAATTTCAAGTATCTAGACCACTTCTACTACTTCATGAACCCACGCCCAGCGTATGATGTTCAGTTCATGGACAAGATGCCAACAAGGATGGTGATCCAAGGGAAGAGATGCGAGAGCAAAGAGGTGGCCAATCTGGTGCAAGGTGAGATTGGTAGGACTCTTGGGTTTCGATCCACCACACTCACCCGTAAGGACAAGTACTTGAGGCTGGCAGGAAATGAAGGGTTTGCTGATACAAAGTAGTGAAGTCTATATTGTGAACATAAGACGTTGCTGGCTCTTGCTCGCAACATAACATATGTTCGTAATACAGTACAACATTTAAGATCTTATAGATTGCTTTTAAGGTGTGCACAATGTGCAGAACTTCACTTAATACCATTCTGTGCTATTGGAGTGGTATGACTAACTTTGTTGGACCATTGAGAAAACTTGTGAATGTACCAAAATAAGAAGGATATGTTAATGTTAGCATGCTCGTTATGTATTAGTCAGTTCCTCCACTTGATAAATGCAGATCTTTTATGCATGCCCAGAATTATAATATGATTAAGTGATGAGAGCATTTTAAATAGCCTAGAAGAGTAGTGCCAAACACAGAGAACAAAAAATGGGACTTCAAATTCAGAATGTTGCTAGAGCAACCATACTTACTGAACAATGCATCGCCGCGGTATCCATGCGACCACCAGCCATTTGAGAAGTGTGGCAATGGAGCAAGTGCTGCTTTCTTCCAGATTATACTGATTATTATAACGATCAAAGCAATCAACCAATATTGAATGATACAGCTGATATCAATTCCGATGGCACTTCAGGATAACCTGAATAAGTTCAGTAAATAAATATAACCAGTTCACTTGTCCTTGACTTTTTTTGCTCCAGCATTAATACTTGAATCTTGTAGCAAAATGAGAAGGCCAAATGCGGACCCCATTGTGCTAACTGCCCAGGTGCAAATGAGGAAATCATAAAAACTTAAAGGAAACTGTTGAACAATATCTTTCTATGTGTTTCTTACTGTAAGCACTTCAATTTTTTGCTTAAGCTGAAATATACTTGTGCTAGATAATCTTTAATTGAGTTCAGAGTAGCTTGGTTCTGAACATGTACTATATCCATCAGCATCCCATCTCTGCTAGTGTTTTGCTCCAACTAATGAATCATCCAGGCACAACTTGACCATGTAAATCTGAAAACATCATGAATGAAATCAGTTCCAATGTCATGCATCCGTAGAGCCAAGATCTTCAATACCTCATCTGCCAAACTAAATTGATGGGCTGATGGCTGCTACTGTCAGCTGTGTTAaagttatactccctctgttccaaaatagatgattcaactttatactaactttaatacaaagttgggtcatctattttggaatggagggagtagatcatATAGGTTACATCTATCCAGCCCACTCCAGCCACCTTCCAGCTCCCTATGCCTCTCAGTAGCCTCCTCGTGACACCATACTCACCCCATTTGCTACCTGCAGCATATCAAGTAGGACGTGATTCTTTGCTCCATCAGGATTGACCTCGATGATCTTCCTTGCAACCAATCTGCCCAGCTCCACATTCCTGTGCATCTTGCAGGCAACTAATGCTCCCCAAAAAGATTCATCAGGAGCAAATTGCATTTTATCAATAGGATCAAATGTATGTCTCAGCGTCCCTGCACGAGCAAGGAGATCGATGACACACACGTAAACATATTTCTTAGGCTGCAAATTATATTCAAATGTCATTGacctgaagaagctccatacttcaTCTACTAAACCAGCATGGTTGCAAGCACTTGTCAGGACCAAGAACACAGCATGGTCAGGATGAACCCAGCACGTATCAAGGAACAATCATTGATGTCCAGACAATTTGTCTTTGCAACTCATCCTGTTGAAAACCTTCACATCTGTTATGCGCCCAGAATTGGAGTACATGTTCACAAGGGTATTGCTCGTTTGTAGGCCCTTGTCATAGGTTCTCTGAAGGAAAGTGCCATGGACCTGCTTCCCAAGTCTCAGAGCTGCAATACCAGCACAGGCAGATGTAATGCTAGTCAGGGTGAAGCAATTTGGCTTAAGGTTCATGAGAAAGTAGCTGCAAGGGCAATAGGGGATTGCATTGGGAAGCGGATTAGGAGCACTCGGGTGCTCCACCCccctatattcaaaaataatttaatAATTTAAAAAAACGTCAAAAAATCCTGGATATATTTTTGAACCAAATATGACTAGGTATTGTACTCATATAAAAAATTTGGCCAATGAATGATTCTCGGTAACTTcagggcaaaaaagacaaatttatgaCGACAGTATAGCATGAATAGTACTTGTATCTAGCATTTTATGGGAAATCTTTAATTCCGGATACAATAATAGTCATTCCCTGTTTAATCTTTTTGTACGAGTGCAATACTTGGTCATGTTTGATTCCATAAAAAGTTTCTggattttttgactttttttgaattactaaattatttttgaatatagggGGGCGTAGCACCCGAGAGCTCCTATGCATTTTCGATTGCATTGGTTATACCCAGCAATCATGGTATCCCAGGTGAAAAAAACTTCTCAGGAATTTCATCAAAAGGCCTTTGCACCCAAAAGATGTGCACAACTGAAGTACAAGTCAACCTAAAAAACTGCAGTACAAGTTGATCAGAGCATTGGCAGCAGCAAGGTTCGCAGTGAGAGCTTTCTTTATGGACAGTAGATGAAAGCTGATGTCTGATATATAAGTTGGCCGTACAAGCACATGCATGTAGTGCAAAGCATGTAAATGTGCTCAGTTCAATGCTAACCTGCAATATAGAAACAGCAGATGATGGGCTACGAAAAAATCTGTGCTTGGCAGGAAATCCATTATGTGAATACCATAGGAAAAATTGACAAACATATCATATGATGTTTCGTCTAACATTGTGCTAGGACATAACAACAGGAAAATGGTACAATAACATATTTGCTACTTCTACTGTCACCTGTTATCTATTACCGTTGTAAGATAATCAGCTAATACTAACTCCAAACTAGCCAGCAACTCAAAGGGTGCCAAATAAAATGAAAACAGAAGTGATCCGCATCTTAGACTTTAGAAACCCCTGGTGTCGTCTGAGGCATTCACACAGTTCTAGAGGTAACACCATGGCATTAGTTTTGAGTTGGAAATTAACAGGTGTTACCAAAGCATATTTCATAACGAATCTAGAAATATCAATATAATGTACATGTATTACAACAATGAAGTATAGATTTGATTTTATCACGCCATATACACACAGAACATCCACAACAAAGATATTGTTTGTCCAGATTACTCAAACGCTGATAACTGTTACAAAATGGTTCAGAGTAGAGCAGTAAAGATAATAGATGGCCGTTATAGAAGTCATTTAGTCAGCGATATCTCACCTGAATCATTGTTATACCCAGCAATCACCAACTTCCACGACGCGGCAGTACGTCCACTCCCCAACGCATCAAACAGCACCCTCCCATCTTCCACGCCCTCTCCGCGGGACGCGTAGGCATCAATGAGCGCTTTCAGCAGTTGACGCTTGCAGGGCATCTTCAAAGACCAGTTGTGAGCGCCGTAAAAGACATCTAAGCTCCTAAGTGGGTTTTGGCGCTGATGAAAATAATTAGAGGGACTGATGGTTTAACAAGTGTTCAATGAGTTATTAGCTCCAAAGTCTTGAAATGAATTAGGGTTGGAGACCTTCCCAAGCAAAAAGTGGAAGGAAGACGATACATTTTAATTTCCCATTATTTCTCATGTATTTGAGTTGTAGGAGAAGCTGCAACACTGAAAGGGTGAGATTTCATATTATGCTATGATACACACAAAACCTTGACAGTTTTCATCAAGAAAAGTTAACCTAAGCGTTGATACACAAGAGTATACATAGTGGATACATAGTGGAAATCGTAGATTAAGGGGTGACACAATGATCTCGCCAATAAAGCTCGCAACAGCTAAGGAAACATGAACGACAAATTTACTCACGTTCAGGTCACCGAGGTGGGTAAGATGATCCCTACATCTTGTCTTCGTTGATATATCTTATTATAGTGAATACATATTAGAAGAGTATATAGTGACTATTCAGCTAAATCATAAACAGAATAGTTCCTGTATCAATCTAAGTTCTCCACGTGATTGCCTAAGCAGAGTGCTTCGACCCGATCGTCAAGCTCTTGTGGCTTCAGGTGATACAAATGAACAAATCTCTTTGAGAAGAACTGCTGCGGAAGAGGCATGAAGAATGTGATCCGGAAATTCAAAGTGTATGTTGAAGCCGCACAATTTCCACTTTGTGCCAACCTTCCATTCATTATTGAAGCGCACGCGCAGGAGAGAAATAGTGACATTCTGACTCCATGAAAAAAGCAATTGAACAATGCAGAACAACTCCTTGGGTAACATTTCAAGGATAGAGATAGATTTACTATGCATGGATATTACAGGGAGCACAAGCAGTTCAGCTAAACAACATAGACCCTGTCAGACACGTGCTTCACTTAACAGCGTGCATCCTAGTGATAAACTAACTTTAGCATGCCCTAACTACAGATTACTTAAGACACAAAACTAAACCCATATATACAAAAGACTCTGACTGACTGATTGGGGAGGTACAAGGGTCACAGAAAGGTCAACATATGAAGTAAGTGATAACTGACACCAGAGTCATGGAAAGTAGGGGTCCTCCTTATTCTGATATATTGCAAACAACTGCTTCGAGTAACGTAAAGCCATCTTGTGACAGAACTCAAGAGCATACCGATCGTAATTTTCCAAGTCTTGTGCAGTCTTCTTAAGCGGCCCAGCAGCATCACCATCCAGAAGAAACTGCGCTATGTTAGAACCCCTAAACACAGAAAACAACTTGCAGGGTAAGACAAACAGAAACCCCAACTTCAATGCTAGTTCTTGATCTCTTCCTCAATGACTGAAAAGTAATATGCTGAAAAATGAAAGCAAAAGAAAATATTACCTATGCTAGTGGTGTGTGTTACTTATTCATACGTGGCAAACAAAATTGTGTTATGTGTTTATGATGCCATAACAGCATAACCAAATAGAACAAAAGCTAAACTTGAGCATCAGAACGAACGGTACCTAAAAACTGAGCTTGACATGTTGACAGTTAAACCTACACCCATGTGGCCTAGATTTCTACACAGGAAAGAGGTATTTTGCAAATAAAACTACACCTATTAGTCTGAGAAGCCCTGCATTATACATGGAAAAGAGAGGTACTTTACAAATAGAACTGAACATCAAGATCAGTACAACACATGGTCAAGTCAATGCAGTATCTGTCAACCCAATGATAGAAAATCTCTTCTTCCCTTAAAGAGTAAAGACAAAATATTTACTATACAGGAATGTCTAGATTAAAGTTCTTGTTGAGGACAAGGCCAAGCTGTCATACAACTGTGTAGAAATGAACCCAATGATACAAACAAAATGCTATGCAGACAATGAACAGTCCCAATGATGTCAGGACAAAATAGCAAATGTAGACTGTAGTACATAAATGGTGATACAACTGTGTGCAGAACTGTCGATTAAAGTGCAAGGAAAAGGGGTACTCACAACGCATATACACAAATTAATTACCCTTAGTAGTAGGTATTACCTTCGGGCGTCTATCTGGTTAAATCCTTTTTTGTTGTGCATGATAGTAGCTTTTCCTGCCTGTTCTTCCTGGGTCTGCTTTCGATAGAGGGCACAAACAGCTTTCAGGCGAAGTTCAGGGTATTCATCAAATGCTGATAGCATCTCTGGCTCAATCTTCCAATCCTTATTCTTGGCATTCCTTTTGCCGCGTATCCTATCCATAAGCTCTTTATAAGTTTCCTCGTCGTCAGACTCTTCTGGTCCAGCAGAGGATTCTTCAACAGAATCAGCAGAATTTTCTGAACAATCTGAATCATCTACTATAAAATTTTCCATATTATCATCCTCTTCTGAATCATCCTCGCTCTCTTCATGATTCTTGGGTTCAAAAAACTCAAGTTTCCGACGTGTAGGTCGCAT
The Triticum dicoccoides isolate Atlit2015 ecotype Zavitan chromosome 3A, WEW_v2.0, whole genome shotgun sequence genome window above contains:
- the LOC119267594 gene encoding probable glycerol-3-phosphate acyltransferase 3; its protein translation is MALKPFSKSLLAFYRLLRRRLGNPLGQYHHLQSSSGISTCPKIIQTCLRVPQDDEHLRNKTLVLDVEGGLLRSTSTFPYFMLIAIEAGSFLRGFILLCLYPLLCCLTQEVETKIMVMVCFVGLREEKVVRVAQATLPKYFLEDVGREGLEVVRGVKRVAGVCRLIPRVMAEAFLKEYTGFEVVVGREVKMIRGRYVGLLGNESEARLGQAKFDQNEMIGFGSSSSYFDYDHHQLFSRCKEVHLVTREDKRKWSPLTRDQYPRPLIFHDGRLAFRPTPQATLAMFMWLPLSLPLTVLRTLIFVKLPYSISVAIGAVIGVTTRVINSPVHSGQVGCDEPHAQPSPQGHLYVCNHRTLLDPVYISAMLNKQVSTVTYSVSRVSELLSPIGTVRLTRNRDEDRRRMEQSLRQGDLVVCPEGTTCREPYLLRFSPLFVELVDEVYPVALVNWSGMFHGTSTGNFKYLDHFYYFMNPRPAYDVQFMDKMPTRMVIQGKRCESKEVANLVQGEIGRTLGFRSTTLTRKDKYLRLAGNEGFADTK